One Peptostreptococcus equinus genomic window carries:
- a CDS encoding DUF1097 domain-containing protein, whose amino-acid sequence MSTLIALGIGTGICCGIWAAISAIPGLGLVTWIGFAGCTAYFASGKHGVEGMKTAVFSTFSGLISAIVAMFISGLAPNVVVLSFLMTGIISATMCFQAKAKALWFIPGAFMGCFTSFGAASMGLNLFGPDIIRVITSLLCGAVLAFSCDKLGDLIFKKFGKPEIV is encoded by the coding sequence ATGAGTACTTTAATTGCATTGGGAATTGGTACAGGCATATGCTGTGGCATTTGGGCAGCAATTTCGGCCATACCAGGTTTAGGTTTAGTTACTTGGATAGGATTTGCTGGATGTACAGCATATTTTGCTTCAGGTAAGCATGGTGTAGAAGGAATGAAAACGGCTGTTTTTTCTACTTTTTCAGGTTTGATATCTGCAATAGTAGCTATGTTTATTTCAGGACTGGCACCAAATGTAGTAGTTTTATCTTTTTTAATGACAGGAATAATTTCTGCAACTATGTGTTTTCAAGCTAAGGCTAAGGCTCTTTGGTTTATACCAGGTGCTTTCATGGGATGTTTTACTAGTTTTGGTGCAGCATCAATGGGTCTAAATTTATTTGGACCAGATATTATTCGTGTAATAACTTCTTTATTATGTGGAGCTGTATTGGCTTTCTCATGTGATAAGCTTGGGGATTTAATCTTTAAGAAATTTGGTAAGCCTGAAATAGTTTAA
- a CDS encoding GTPase has protein sequence MINTPIANRKSIILVGNRNVGKSSIFNALIGQNKSIVSDTAGTTTDPVWAAAEIIGFGPVKIVDTAGVDDIGELGKLRVKKTNEEIRTSDLIIHVLNYQEHKENIFNQLENLYKKYKSDRKEFLLVVNKINKDCLENLREREIIQNNLEAKNSQESRVNQNNVINKNLFKKFEERLILIEKDNINRGKIEELFLKISKTLKNLEEDRPLLDGIAKEGDTVVLVTPIDSEAPKGRLILPQVQVLRECLDMGLKSLVVRESELEEGLKELKNVDLVITDSKVFDYVNQILEPSIKLTSFSILFSRQKGDIDKFVEACKYLESLKDGDKILIAESCVHTSSHEDIGTVLIPKLIREKLDKDIKFEFSHGKTIPDDLSGFSMIIQCGGCMMSRSNMLNRINQAIENNLPITNYGVVLAYLKANLNRMTY, from the coding sequence GTGATAAATACACCCATTGCAAATAGGAAGTCTATAATATTAGTAGGCAATAGAAACGTTGGAAAATCTAGTATTTTTAATGCCCTAATAGGACAAAATAAATCAATTGTATCAGATACAGCTGGTACTACAACAGATCCAGTATGGGCAGCAGCAGAAATAATTGGTTTTGGACCAGTAAAAATTGTAGATACCGCAGGTGTAGATGATATAGGTGAATTGGGAAAATTGAGGGTTAAAAAGACAAATGAAGAAATTAGAACTTCTGACTTGATAATTCATGTACTCAATTACCAAGAGCACAAAGAGAATATATTTAATCAGCTAGAAAACTTATATAAAAAATATAAGTCAGATAGAAAAGAGTTTTTATTGGTAGTAAATAAAATTAATAAAGATTGTCTAGAAAATTTACGAGAACGAGAAATAATACAAAACAACTTAGAAGCAAAAAACAGTCAAGAATCTAGGGTAAATCAAAATAATGTTATTAATAAAAACTTATTTAAAAAGTTTGAAGAGAGACTAATATTAATTGAAAAAGATAATATTAATAGAGGGAAAATTGAAGAGCTTTTTTTGAAAATATCAAAAACACTTAAAAATCTTGAAGAAGACAGACCTTTGTTGGATGGTATAGCAAAGGAGGGAGATACTGTTGTATTGGTAACTCCTATTGATAGTGAGGCACCAAAGGGAAGATTGATACTTCCTCAGGTTCAAGTTTTAAGAGAGTGTTTAGATATGGGACTAAAATCTTTGGTAGTAAGAGAAAGTGAATTAGAAGAGGGATTAAAAGAATTAAAAAATGTAGATCTTGTAATTACTGACTCGAAAGTATTTGACTATGTAAATCAGATTTTAGAACCTAGTATTAAACTAACTAGCTTTTCTATATTATTCTCTAGACAAAAAGGAGATATAGATAAGTTTGTAGAAGCTTGCAAATATTTAGAGTCATTGAAAGATGGAGATAAAATTCTAATAGCAGAATCTTGTGTACACACTAGTTCACACGAGGATATAGGCACAGTGCTTATTCCCAAACTTATTAGAGAAAAATTGGATAAGGATATAAAATTTGAATTTTCGCATGGTAAAACAATACCTGATGACTTATCTGGATTTTCTATGATAATACAGTGTGGTGGTTGTATGATGTCTAGGTCAAATATGTTGAACAGGATAAATCAAGCTATAGAGAATAATTTACCAATTACAAATTATGGCGTAGTTTTAGCTTATTTGAAAGCAAATTTAAACAGAATGACGTATTAA
- the hydG gene encoding [FeFe] hydrogenase H-cluster radical SAM maturase HydG, whose translation MNRKRFEKNMKIDKQYVLSLLEGAKNTTRNEIDRILEKAGDKKGLEHSEIAALLEISDPEQTKRLFEVAGKIKRDVYGNRVVLFAPLYISDYCVNNCVYCGYKCANRFNRRRLTMDEIRKEVEILEAMGHKRLALEAGEDPENCPIEYVLEAIKTIYDTYEKNGVIRRINVNIAATTVENYQKLKEAQIGTYILFEETYDEDVYKKMHPNCIKGDYDYHTTAFDRAMEGGIDDVGAGVLFGLANPKFEVLSLMLHNQHLEEKYGVGFHTISVPRLRPAEGVTLEKFPHLVDDDMFKKIVAIIRIAVPYTGMILSTREDENMRKELLEYGISQVSAGSCTGVGGYQESMNGENVSQFKMADERTPQQVIEDLMSKDYIPSYCTACYRTGRTGEKFMNIAKSEKIHHMCKPNALTTLMEYAVDYGDEDFIKRTEVFIKKQAESIDRDDIKKFTLDNIDKLKNGERDLYI comes from the coding sequence ATGAATAGGAAAAGATTTGAAAAGAATATGAAGATAGACAAACAATATGTACTATCTTTATTAGAAGGTGCAAAAAACACTACAAGAAATGAAATAGACAGGATTTTAGAAAAAGCTGGAGATAAAAAGGGATTAGAACATTCTGAAATAGCAGCTTTACTAGAAATATCTGATCCTGAGCAAACAAAAAGACTGTTTGAAGTTGCAGGAAAAATAAAGCGTGATGTCTATGGTAATAGGGTAGTATTATTTGCACCTTTATATATTAGTGATTACTGTGTAAATAACTGTGTATACTGTGGATATAAATGTGCTAATAGGTTCAACAGACGTAGATTAACTATGGATGAAATCAGAAAAGAAGTAGAAATATTGGAGGCAATGGGACATAAAAGACTAGCACTTGAAGCGGGTGAAGATCCAGAAAATTGTCCGATAGAATATGTGTTAGAAGCAATAAAGACAATCTATGATACCTATGAAAAGAATGGTGTTATCAGGAGAATAAATGTAAATATAGCTGCTACAACTGTGGAAAACTATCAGAAGTTAAAAGAAGCACAAATAGGTACTTATATATTATTTGAAGAAACATATGATGAAGATGTTTATAAAAAAATGCATCCAAACTGTATAAAAGGAGACTATGATTATCATACTACAGCTTTTGATAGAGCTATGGAAGGTGGAATTGATGATGTTGGAGCAGGTGTATTATTTGGACTTGCAAATCCTAAATTTGAAGTGTTAAGTTTGATGCTTCATAATCAGCACCTAGAAGAAAAATATGGGGTTGGTTTTCATACAATTTCAGTACCAAGACTCCGTCCAGCTGAAGGCGTGACATTAGAAAAATTTCCGCATTTAGTAGATGATGATATGTTTAAGAAAATTGTAGCCATTATTCGTATAGCAGTGCCATATACAGGTATGATTTTATCTACAAGAGAAGATGAAAATATGAGAAAAGAATTATTAGAATATGGTATTTCTCAGGTGAGTGCAGGATCATGTACTGGTGTTGGTGGATATCAAGAATCAATGAATGGAGAAAATGTTAGCCAATTCAAGATGGCAGATGAAAGAACACCTCAGCAAGTTATAGAAGACTTAATGAGCAAAGACTATATACCAAGTTATTGTACAGCATGCTACAGAACAGGTAGAACTGGTGAAAAATTTATGAATATAGCCAAATCAGAAAAGATACATCATATGTGCAAACCAAATGCTCTAACTACTTTGATGGAATATGCTGTAGATTATGGCGATGAAGATTTCATTAAAAGAACTGAAGTATTTATAAAGAAACAAGCAGAATCAATAGATAGAGATGATATAAAGAAATTTACTTTAGATAATATAGATAAATTGAAAAATGGCGAAAGAGATTTATATATCTAA
- the hydE gene encoding [FeFe] hydrogenase H-cluster radical SAM maturase HydE translates to MTDNKNKIYDLINKLYIEHDLPDEDLLFILDNINEKEKEYLFSKSYETRNRYYGKNVYLRGLIEFTNYCKRECNYCGINAFNKKANRYRLDKEEIIETCKMGKELGFSTFVLQGGEDVYFTDEIMTDIIKTIKEKIPGCAVTISIGEKSFESYKKLKKSGADRYLLRHETANPDKYRELHPLSESRTRVECLNNLKKIGFQTGAGFMVGLPNYTNSDYVKDLRFIKNLQPEMVGMGPFIPHKDTNMRDCKPGDIDTTVLLLSLIRLLLPKVLLPATTALASIDENGRKKGLDVGANVIMPNLTPVNKRGSYSLYNNKKSSGSESAEALNSIKKELESYGYICNMSRGDSKMCEEFN, encoded by the coding sequence ATGACGGATAATAAAAATAAAATATATGATTTAATAAATAAATTATATATAGAGCATGATTTGCCAGATGAAGACTTGCTTTTTATTTTAGATAATATAAATGAAAAAGAGAAAGAGTATTTATTTAGTAAATCTTATGAAACAAGAAATAGGTACTATGGTAAGAATGTATATCTAAGAGGTTTAATAGAGTTTACAAACTATTGTAAACGAGAATGCAATTATTGTGGGATTAACGCCTTTAACAAAAAAGCTAATAGATATAGATTAGATAAAGAAGAAATTATTGAGACCTGTAAGATGGGTAAAGAACTTGGATTTTCTACTTTTGTATTACAAGGGGGAGAGGATGTATACTTTACCGATGAAATAATGACAGATATTATAAAAACTATAAAAGAAAAAATACCAGGCTGTGCAGTTACTATATCTATAGGTGAAAAAAGCTTTGAAAGTTATAAAAAGCTTAAAAAAAGTGGTGCAGATAGATATTTGCTTAGACATGAGACAGCAAATCCTGATAAGTATAGGGAACTCCATCCATTATCTGAATCAAGAACTAGAGTTGAATGTCTAAATAATTTAAAAAAAATAGGATTTCAAACAGGAGCTGGATTTATGGTTGGACTTCCAAATTATACTAATTCAGATTATGTAAAAGATCTTAGATTTATAAAAAATTTGCAACCAGAAATGGTTGGCATGGGACCTTTTATTCCCCATAAGGACACTAATATGAGAGACTGTAAGCCAGGAGATATAGATACGACGGTATTACTTCTTTCATTAATTAGACTATTATTACCCAAAGTACTTTTACCAGCCACTACAGCTTTAGCAAGTATTGATGAAAATGGAAGAAAAAAGGGACTTGATGTAGGTGCAAATGTTATAATGCCAAATCTTACTCCTGTGAATAAAAGGGGAAGTTATTCATTATATAATAACAAAAAAAGCAGTGGTAGCGAATCGGCTGAAGCACTGAATTCAATTAAAAAAGAACTTGAATCTTATGGTTATATTTGTAATATGTCCAGAGGTGATAGTAAAATGTGTGAGGAGTTTAATTAA
- a CDS encoding TM1266 family iron-only hydrogenase system putative regulator, whose protein sequence is MEKRVAVISAIIEEPIKNQAIFNKIVADFHEIVKGRMGLPFHEENIAVVSITVVANMNQINSLTGKLGSIKNITVKTAISKKEVR, encoded by the coding sequence ATGGAAAAAAGAGTTGCTGTAATTAGTGCTATTATAGAAGAGCCTATAAAAAACCAAGCTATATTTAATAAAATAGTCGCAGATTTTCATGAGATTGTAAAGGGGCGTATGGGCCTTCCATTTCATGAAGAAAATATTGCTGTAGTCAGTATTACAGTAGTAGCCAATATGAATCAAATAAATAGTCTAACTGGTAAGCTAGGAAGTATAAAAAATATAACAGTTAAAACCGCCATTTCAAAGAAGGAAGTAAGATAA
- a CDS encoding asparaginase — protein sequence MIVIRKNILLIATGGTIASKPTEFGLMPSITSEEILRHVPQIAEFCEVTTVQLMNIDSSHMSPNRWIQIVECVRENYEKYDGFVITHGTDTLAYSASALSYLIQNSTKPIVMTGSQKSIYLQDTDARKNLKDAFIYACDDKANGVKIVFDSKVILGTRARKTRTHSYNAFDSVDYPIIAIIFNDKVVYYIEEEINNNVIFYDKLNTDVNIIKLVPGIHPEIFDFIGEKSDVIIIEGFGVGGLPDYDGKNTLAKKVKKLIDSGKIIVFSTSVPHEGSNIEVYEVGNVIKSNFGILENYNMTIESTVCKLMWITAQYKDIKKVKEVFYTPISHDIVL from the coding sequence GTGATTGTTATAAGAAAAAATATATTGCTAATTGCTACTGGTGGAACTATTGCTTCAAAACCTACAGAATTTGGTTTGATGCCAAGTATTACAAGCGAAGAAATATTGAGACATGTTCCACAAATTGCAGAATTTTGTGAGGTTACAACCGTACAGTTAATGAATATAGATAGTAGCCATATGAGTCCAAATAGGTGGATACAAATAGTTGAGTGTGTTAGAGAAAATTATGAAAAATATGATGGTTTTGTAATTACTCATGGTACAGATACTTTAGCTTACTCTGCCTCTGCATTATCATATTTAATTCAAAATTCAACTAAACCAATTGTGATGACAGGATCACAAAAATCTATATATCTTCAAGACACAGATGCCAGAAAAAATTTGAAAGATGCTTTTATATATGCCTGTGATGATAAAGCAAATGGTGTAAAGATAGTATTTGATTCAAAGGTTATATTAGGTACTAGGGCTAGAAAGACTAGAACACATAGTTATAACGCTTTTGATAGTGTTGACTATCCTATTATAGCTATAATATTTAACGATAAAGTAGTCTATTATATTGAGGAAGAGATTAATAATAATGTAATCTTTTATGATAAGCTAAATACTGATGTTAATATAATAAAATTAGTACCAGGTATTCATCCAGAAATTTTTGACTTTATTGGTGAAAAATCTGATGTAATAATTATTGAAGGTTTTGGAGTCGGAGGATTACCTGACTATGACGGGAAAAACACACTTGCTAAAAAGGTAAAAAAATTGATAGATAGTGGCAAAATTATTGTATTTTCAACTTCTGTTCCACATGAAGGAAGCAATATAGAAGTATATGAAGTAGGGAATGTAATAAAATCTAACTTTGGAATACTAGAGAATTATAATATGACTATTGAGTCCACAGTGTGCAAATTGATGTGGATTACAGCTCAATACAAGGATATTAAAAAGGTCAAAGAGGTATTTTATACACCTATTTCACATGATATTGTGTTGTAG
- a CDS encoding PhzF family phenazine biosynthesis protein, which yields MKQYIVDAFTDKIFKGNPAAVCILNKWISDELMMNITKENNLSETAFAVKESEKYHLRWFTPGGEIDLCGHATLASAYVILNYYEKNTDSVTFTTLSGDLQVNKNNDLYTLVFPKYEMKKIEVTNQMEKAFGNKPIEAYIGRDLVCVFDNEDKVINFEPIQSELEKLPGLLQHSTSKSKMYDCISRSFAPKCNVTEDPVCGSGHCHIIPIWAEKLEKNELIAFQASNRTGILYCKLDDDKVVMSGNATLYSISELQIK from the coding sequence ATGAAACAGTATATAGTAGATGCATTTACTGATAAGATTTTTAAAGGTAACCCTGCTGCAGTTTGTATATTAAACAAATGGATTTCTGATGAGTTAATGATGAATATCACAAAAGAAAATAATCTTTCGGAAACAGCATTTGCTGTCAAGGAATCAGAAAAATATCACTTACGTTGGTTTACACCTGGGGGCGAAATTGATTTATGTGGACATGCCACTTTAGCAAGCGCTTATGTGATACTAAATTATTATGAGAAGAACACTGATAGTGTTACTTTTACAACTCTTAGTGGTGATCTTCAAGTAAACAAAAACAATGATTTGTATACTCTTGTATTTCCTAAATATGAAATGAAAAAAATAGAAGTTACAAATCAGATGGAAAAAGCTTTTGGTAATAAACCGATAGAAGCATACATAGGTAGAGATTTAGTATGTGTTTTTGATAATGAAGATAAGGTAATTAATTTTGAACCCATACAATCGGAACTTGAAAAATTACCTGGATTATTACAGCACTCTACATCAAAATCAAAAATGTATGATTGTATTTCTCGATCTTTTGCACCCAAATGCAATGTAACTGAAGATCCTGTATGCGGTTCAGGACATTGTCATATTATACCCATATGGGCAGAGAAGTTAGAAAAAAATGAATTAATAGCTTTTCAAGCCTCAAATAGAACGGGTATTCTTTATTGCAAATTAGATGATGATAAAGTCGTAATGAGTGGAAATGCTACTCTATACTCTATTTCAGAGCTACAAATAAAATAA
- a CDS encoding MarR family winged helix-turn-helix transcriptional regulator: MKDLDLSIFIGMSRTINYINRESDKIFYKYDLTRGQFAVLEVLYNKGPLTIGCVQDLVLTTGGNIPVIISNLEKKGYLTRCRDKSDRRKYILTITESGKKLMYKVFPENKNSIKSIMNSLSEKDKLNLLEILQSFRRDISEKTK, encoded by the coding sequence ATGAAAGATTTAGATTTGAGTATATTTATAGGAATGAGTAGAACCATCAATTACATAAATAGAGAATCAGACAAGATATTTTACAAATATGATTTGACTAGAGGACAGTTTGCTGTATTAGAAGTTCTATACAATAAAGGTCCACTTACTATAGGATGTGTGCAAGATTTAGTACTTACCACAGGTGGAAATATACCTGTTATAATTAGTAATCTAGAAAAAAAAGGATATCTTACTAGATGTAGAGATAAAAGTGATAGAAGAAAATATATACTTACTATTACGGAGTCTGGAAAAAAATTGATGTACAAAGTATTTCCTGAAAATAAAAACTCAATTAAATCTATAATGAATTCTCTATCAGAAAAAGATAAATTAAATTTATTAGAAATATTACAATCATTTAGGAGGGATATTAGTGAAAAGACAAAGTAG
- a CDS encoding pirin family protein, which translates to MKRQSRQAVKGFRTQDGAGVSLVRVLGNQTIDEFDPFLMLDSFDSTDYHDYIKGFPMHPHRGIETVTYLSKGGMLHRDTMGNKGQIKDGGVQWMTAGSGLLHEEMPLESDLMQGIQLWLNLPKKDKMTQPSYYDIPKESIPVVEIEGGELRVIAGKYNDIEGHQGLYLPLTFYAINLENGSKFTIPTKENDSAFVFLLKGNAKIAGKEFEEKTAVSTSKGDELDIEVNEDNTEILFLSAPRLDEPVAWGGPVVMNTDQELNKAFDELRNGTFIKEKSQKIRD; encoded by the coding sequence GTGAAAAGACAAAGTAGACAGGCAGTAAAAGGATTTAGAACACAGGATGGTGCAGGTGTTAGCCTAGTTAGAGTTTTAGGAAATCAAACTATTGATGAATTTGATCCATTTTTGATGTTGGATAGTTTTGATAGCACTGATTACCACGACTATATAAAAGGTTTCCCTATGCATCCACATAGAGGTATTGAAACTGTTACATATCTTTCAAAAGGTGGTATGCTACATAGAGACACAATGGGAAATAAAGGACAAATAAAAGATGGTGGCGTTCAATGGATGACAGCGGGTTCTGGTTTATTACATGAAGAAATGCCACTTGAAAGTGATTTAATGCAAGGTATACAATTGTGGTTAAATCTTCCAAAAAAAGATAAAATGACACAACCTTCTTATTATGATATTCCAAAAGAAAGCATACCCGTTGTAGAAATTGAAGGCGGTGAACTTAGAGTTATCGCAGGTAAATATAATGATATTGAAGGGCATCAAGGCTTATATCTTCCGCTCACTTTCTATGCTATTAACTTAGAAAATGGTAGTAAGTTCACTATACCAACAAAAGAAAATGATTCCGCTTTTGTATTCTTACTAAAGGGTAATGCCAAAATAGCTGGTAAGGAGTTTGAAGAAAAAACTGCTGTATCAACATCAAAAGGTGACGAATTAGACATAGAAGTTAATGAAGACAATACTGAAATATTATTCTTATCGGCACCAAGGCTAGATGAACCAGTTGCGTGGGGCGGACCAGTAGTAATGAATACTGATCAAGAATTAAATAAAGCTTTTGATGAATTAAGAAATGGTACTTTTATTAAGGAAAAATCTCAAAAAATAAGAGATTAG
- a CDS encoding nitroreductase family protein, with product MDRFESMKKRRTYYDINDNVSIEAEKIIKTIEKAVELTPDAFNMQSSRAVIVLDKEQKRLWDVIENSFNGMVPAEKIESFRKGYGTVLYFIDEPTVEALQKQFELYADNFPIWAQQANGMAQYNVWVALRELDLGASLQHYNPVIDADVKKEFNIPETWKLVAQMPFGAIGSEPDDKELMPIAERVIVKK from the coding sequence ATGGATAGATTTGAATCAATGAAGAAGAGAAGAACATATTACGATATTAATGATAATGTTAGTATAGAAGCAGAAAAAATAATAAAGACAATTGAAAAAGCTGTAGAGCTTACTCCAGATGCTTTCAATATGCAGAGTTCTAGAGCTGTCATAGTTTTGGATAAAGAACAAAAGAGATTATGGGATGTAATTGAAAATTCGTTTAATGGTATGGTTCCAGCTGAAAAAATAGAATCATTTAGAAAAGGATATGGAACCGTTCTATACTTTATAGATGAGCCAACAGTAGAAGCTCTACAAAAGCAATTTGAATTATATGCTGATAATTTCCCTATCTGGGCTCAACAGGCTAATGGTATGGCACAATATAATGTTTGGGTTGCTCTTAGAGAATTAGATTTAGGTGCAAGTCTACAGCACTATAATCCAGTAATTGACGCAGATGTTAAGAAAGAATTCAATATTCCTGAAACTTGGAAATTAGTAGCTCAAATGCCATTTGGTGCTATAGGAAGCGAACCTGATGACAAGGAATTGATGCCAATAGCCGAAAGAGTTATAGTAAAAAAATAG
- a CDS encoding DMT family transporter has product MNQNNNTYLRYAYYAVFSYSIIIGFSFLFLKTALKFGNPLYLLSHRFLLSFLFLCLINKLGIIKINLQKKDYIKILPLSLFYPLLFFAFQQFSLIYITSSLGGIILATSPIFTMILASIFLKEKSTIIQKFSICLSVIGVIYISIKSGISLGSGLEFGIFLMLIATIALSIYNILLKKYLNQYDIISIVFAIALSAFLSFAIIALVEIFKSGDFKNYFLPFTNKYYLFSILYLGILSTSLTSILTTFSLSRIKASQVSVFSNLSTLITILAGIIFLHENFYYFHIIGSILIILGVIGANIGKKK; this is encoded by the coding sequence ATGAATCAAAATAATAATACGTACTTAAGATATGCATACTATGCCGTTTTTTCTTATTCTATAATAATCGGTTTTTCTTTCCTATTTCTTAAAACCGCACTAAAATTTGGAAATCCATTATACCTTCTATCTCATAGATTTTTGTTGTCATTTTTATTTTTATGCCTTATTAATAAATTAGGTATAATCAAAATTAATCTACAAAAAAAAGATTATATAAAAATTCTGCCTCTTTCTTTATTTTATCCACTGTTATTTTTTGCATTCCAGCAATTTTCACTTATTTATATAACTTCTTCATTAGGTGGTATAATACTTGCTACTAGCCCTATATTTACTATGATACTAGCAAGCATATTCCTAAAAGAAAAATCTACTATAATTCAAAAATTTTCAATATGCCTTTCAGTTATTGGTGTTATATATATATCTATAAAATCTGGTATCAGCCTAGGATCAGGTCTAGAATTTGGAATTTTTCTAATGCTTATTGCAACTATTGCTCTATCCATTTATAATATTTTATTAAAAAAATATCTGAATCAGTATGATATAATTTCAATAGTTTTTGCAATCGCTCTATCAGCTTTTCTAAGCTTTGCAATAATTGCCTTGGTAGAAATTTTTAAAAGTGGTGATTTTAAAAACTATTTTTTACCTTTTACAAATAAATATTATTTATTTTCAATATTATATTTGGGAATTTTATCCACATCATTAACATCTATTTTAACAACTTTTTCATTATCTAGAATCAAAGCTTCACAGGTTTCAGTGTTCTCTAATCTATCTACTTTGATTACCATACTGGCAGGTATAATTTTCTTACATGAAAATTTTTACTATTTTCATATTATAGGAAGTATTTTGATTATATTAGGTGTTATTGGCGCTAATATAGGCAAAAAGAAATAG
- a CDS encoding ECF transporter S component, with protein sequence MKANNNKNKFTTRDLVMCGVLMALTTVMTIVVQIPVVGSSGYVNMGDSVVLFTALYLGRKHGAAVGGLGSALADIISGYAVYAPLTFITKGLEGYICGLISQKISGTKGNILGTLAGGIIMVSGYFIGEIFMFGMKASMAAIGPNAIQATFGIISALIIYAGVKKAIKN encoded by the coding sequence ATGAAAGCGAATAATAATAAAAATAAATTCACAACTAGGGATTTAGTTATGTGTGGTGTATTGATGGCTCTTACAACTGTTATGACAATAGTTGTTCAAATACCAGTGGTCGGATCAAGTGGATATGTAAATATGGGTGATAGTGTTGTTTTGTTTACTGCCCTATATCTTGGCAGAAAGCATGGTGCAGCTGTTGGTGGACTTGGATCTGCCCTTGCAGATATAATATCTGGATATGCTGTTTATGCTCCTTTGACTTTCATAACTAAAGGATTAGAAGGATATATTTGTGGCTTAATATCACAAAAAATATCTGGAACAAAAGGAAATATTTTAGGTACTCTTGCTGGGGGTATAATAATGGTAAGTGGATATTTTATAGGTGAAATATTCATGTTTGGAATGAAGGCTTCAATGGCTGCCATTGGACCAAACGCTATTCAAGCGACATTTGGTATTATAAGTGCCTTGATAATATATGCAGGAGTTAAAAAAGCCATTAAGAATTAA
- a CDS encoding GNAT family N-acetyltransferase has product MENKNFIREENRVYLNDDNGNMIAEIDFPLEGENLVNINHTYVSSVLRGKGVAGQLMENAVDIIEKNGWNAKTSCSYAQSWRDKHPEKKDLFV; this is encoded by the coding sequence ATGGAAAATAAAAATTTTATACGTGAAGAAAACAGAGTATATTTAAATGATGATAATGGTAATATGATTGCTGAGATTGATTTTCCCTTAGAAGGAGAAAATCTAGTAAATATTAACCATACATATGTATCTTCTGTTCTTAGAGGCAAAGGAGTTGCTGGACAATTAATGGAAAATGCAGTAGATATAATAGAAAAAAATGGCTGGAATGCAAAGACAAGCTGTAGTTATGCACAGTCTTGGAGAGATAAACATCCAGAAAAGAAGGATTTATTTGTTTAA
- a CDS encoding barstar family protein yields the protein MRKITINFNNLNSIQAFHDYISKELEFSKDYNGNLDSLKNEISKLDKNRIKFEVIKGGSVLNEMQELIESILMKK from the coding sequence ATGAGAAAAATAACTATAAACTTCAATAATTTGAATTCAATACAAGCATTTCACGATTATATTAGCAAGGAACTTGAATTTTCAAAAGACTATAATGGAAATTTAGATAGTTTAAAAAATGAAATATCTAAGTTGGATAAGAATAGAATTAAGTTTGAGGTTATAAAAGGCGGAAGTGTTTTGAATGAAATGCAAGAGCTAATAGAAAGTATTTTAATGAAAAAATAA